One genomic segment of Aliarcobacter cibarius includes these proteins:
- a CDS encoding monooxygenase: protein MVYILQVDFPHDGIFGEGFSNAFIDLANDISNEDGLLWKIWTENKDEKIAGGIYLFSNKNDAKRYLDKHTKRLESFGYKNIRAKIFDVNLPLSQICKADFLK from the coding sequence ATGGTTTATATATTACAAGTTGATTTTCCTCATGATGGAATATTTGGAGAAGGTTTTTCAAATGCTTTTATAGATTTAGCAAATGATATTTCAAATGAAGATGGTTTATTATGGAAAATTTGGACTGAGAATAAAGATGAAAAAATAGCAGGTGGAATATATCTATTTTCAAATAAAAATGATGCAAAAAGGTATTTAGATAAACATACTAAAAGACTAGAAAGTTTTGGATATAAAAATATAAGAGCAAAAATTTTTGATGTTAATTTACCTTTAAGTCAAATCTGTAAAGCAGATTTCTTAAAATAA